One window of the Nicotiana tabacum cultivar K326 chromosome 4, ASM71507v2, whole genome shotgun sequence genome contains the following:
- the LOC107831649 gene encoding uncharacterized protein LOC107831649 gives MTLVNTAFDGKGFQAWRRSVLIALSAKNKIGFINGACPPPDVTSKEYQPWSRCNNMVTSWFLNSLSKDIGDSVIYSKSAKDLWTSLEHRFGQSNGAKLYHLRKELSGLI, from the coding sequence ATGACCCTTGTCAATACTGCCTTTGATGGCAAGGGGTTTCAAGCGTGGAGAAGATCGGTGCTGATAGCACTTTCAGCAAAGAACAAAATAGGATTTATCAATGGAGCTTGTCCTCCACCTGATGTCACTTCTAAGGAATATCAGCCATGGAGTAGATGCAACAACATGGTGACTTCATGGTTTCTCAACTCATTGTCCAAAGATATTGGGGATAGTGTGATTTACTCAAAATCAGCCAAGGATCTCTGGACTAGCTTGGAACACAGATTTGGACAATCCAATGGAGCTAAACTTTATCACCTGAGAAAGGAATTATCAGGGTTAATATAG